The Equus quagga isolate Etosha38 unplaced genomic scaffold, UCLA_HA_Equagga_1.0 554_RagTag, whole genome shotgun sequence genome has a window encoding:
- the LOC124233962 gene encoding LOW QUALITY PROTEIN: olfactory receptor 7G3-like (The sequence of the model RefSeq protein was modified relative to this genomic sequence to represent the inferred CDS: deleted 1 base in 1 codon; substituted 1 base at 1 genomic stop codon) — protein MKSGNLSETAAFLLLGLSEDSELQPLLFCLFLSIYLVTVLGNLLIILAIISDSHLHTPRYFLSNLSFINICFTTTAIPKMLVNIQTQGKSISYTACLTQICFFLTFAGLENGILVMMAYDRFVAICHPLRHNVIMNPKLCGLLVLLSFLISVLDALVHTLMALQLSFCIDLNILHFFCELAHVLKLACSDTLISNILVYLVTSLLGVVPLFGIIFSXTQIVSSVLKIPSAGGKYKAFSICGSHLIVVSLFYGTGFGVYLSSAPTHSSRKSTIVSVMYTVVTPMINPFIYSLRNKDMMGALTKLISRISSFH, from the exons ATGAAATCAGGAAATCTCTCTGAGACTGCAGCATTCCTCCTCCTGGGACTGTCAGAGGATTCAGAACTGCAGCCTCTCCTATTCTGCCTGTTCCTGTCCATATACCTGGTCACTGTGCTTGGGAACCTGCTTATCATCTTGGCCATCATCtctgactcccacctccacaccccaaGGTACTTCCTCTCTAATTTGTCTTTCATCAATATCTGTTTCACCACCACCGCAATCCCAAAGATGCTAGTGAACATTCAGACACAG GGAAAATCCATCAGTTACACAGCCTGTCTCACTCAGATCTGCTTTTTCTTAACTTTTGCTGGATTGGAAAATGGAATTCTGGTAATGATGGCTTATGATCGAtttgtggccatctgtcacccACTGAGGCACAATGTTATCATGAACCCCAAACTCTGCGGGCTTCtagtccttctttccttccttattagTGTTCTGGATGCCCTGGTGCATACTTTGATGGCACTGCAGCTGTCCTTCTGCATAGACCTGAACATTCTCCACTTTTTCTGTGAACTAGCTCATGTTCTGAAGCTCGCCTGTTCTGATACCCTCATCAGTAACATCCTCGTATATTTAGTGACCAGCCTGTTGGGTGTTGTTCCTCTCTTTGGTATAATCTTCTCCTAGACTCAAATTGTCTCCTCCGTCCTGAAAATCCCATCAGCTGGTGGAAAGTATAAGGCATTTTCCATCTGTGGGTCACACTTAATAGTTGTTTCCTTGTTCTATGGGACAGGTTTTGGGGTATACCTTAGTTCTGCACCTACTCACTCCTCCAGGAAGAGTACAATAGTATCAGTGATGTACACGGTGGTCACCCCTATGATTAACCCCTTTATCTACAGTCTAAGAAACAAAGACATGATGGGGGCTTTGACGAAACTCATCTCTAGAATATCATCTTTCCATTGA
- the LOC124233964 gene encoding olfactory receptor 7G1-like — translation MGLRNKTDVSEFLLMRLTEDPELKTIFFSLFLSMYLVTVLGNMLIVLAVSSDSHLHTPMYFFLSNLSFTDICLSTTTIPKMLVNIQAQNQSITYAGCISQICFILTFVCWENFLLAVMAYDRYVAICHPLRYTVIMNPRLCGLLILLSMFISIVDALLHSLMALRLSFCTHLEIPLFFCEVVQVIKLACSDTLINNILIYFVASIFAGVPLSGIVLSYIQIVSSILRMSSSGRKYKAFSTCGSHLSVVTLFYGTAFGVYISSAVTNSSRKTAVASMMYTVVTSMMNPFIYSLRNRDMKGALRMLIGRLLFLV, via the exons ATGGGACTCAGAAACAAAACAGatgtttcagaatttcttctCATGAGACTGACAGAGGATCCAGAACTGAAGACCATCTTTTTCAGCTTGTTCCTGTCCATGTACCTGGTCACCGTCCTGGGAAACATGCTCATTGTCCTGGCTGTCAGCTCTGACTCCCATCTCCATACacccatgtatttctttctctctaatcTGTCCTTTACTGACATCTGTTTAAGCACAACCACAATTCCAAAGATGCTGGTGAACATCCAAGCACAGAATCAGAGCATCACTTATGCAGGCTGCATCAGCCAGATCTGCTTCATCCTGACTTTCGTTTGTTGGGAAAATTTTCTCCTTGCAGTAATGGCCTATGATCGCTATGTGGCCATTTGCCACCCACTGAGGTACACAGTTATCATGAACCCCCGACTCTGTGGACTGCTGATTCTACTCTCCATGTTCATTAGCATTGTGGATGCCCTGCTCCACAGTCTGATGGCGTTGCGGCTGTCCTTCTGCACACACCTGGAAATCCCCCTCTTTTTCTGTGAAGTTGTTCAGGTCATCAAGCTTGCGTGTTCTGATACTCTCATCAATAACATCCTGATATATTTTGTGGCTAGCATATTTGCTGGTGTTCCCCTTTCTGGAATCGTTTTATCTTATATTCAAATTGTTTCCTCTATTTTGAGAATGTCATCATCAGGAAGAAAGTATAAAGCTTTTTCCACTTGTGGGTCTCACCTCTCTGTTGTTACCTTGTTCTATGGGACAGCTTTTGGAGTGTACATTAGTTCTGCAGTGACAAACTCTTCCAGGAAGACTGCAGTGGCTTCAATGATGTACACTGTGGTCACTTCCATGATGAATCccttcatctacagcctgaggaacagggACATGAAGGGAGCCTTGAGGATGCTCATTGGTAGG CTGCTTTTTCTGGTCtga